In Musa acuminata AAA Group cultivar baxijiao chromosome BXJ3-11, Cavendish_Baxijiao_AAA, whole genome shotgun sequence, one DNA window encodes the following:
- the LOC135652093 gene encoding probable galacturonosyltransferase-like 7 yields MLWVVRLSGLCSLTMVMVVLSPSLQSFPPAEAIRSSHYLRLYGGYNHHLAAASDDSDDLVFRRAPPFHNAADCEPPSANGTSVCDSSLVHIAITLDEEYLRGSIAAVHSVLAHTRCPESVFFHFLVSEPSLEPVVRSAFPGLRFKAYYFDPDRVRGLISSSVRQALEQPLNYARNYLAGILEHCVRRVIYLDSDLVVVDDIAKLWRTELGSRAVGAPEYCHANFTKYFTDRFWSDQRLASTFAGRRPCYFNTGVMVLDLVRWRRAGYTRRIERWMEVQKSGAGRIYELGSLPPFLLVFAGHVAPIEHRWNQHGLGGDNVRGSCRDLHPGPVSLLHWSGSGKPWVRLDSIRPCPLDHLWAPYDLYGPAAS; encoded by the coding sequence ATGCTCTGGGTCGTCCGCCTCTCCGGTTTGTGCTCCCTTACCATGGTCATGGTAGTGCTGTCCCCCTCCCTCCAATCCTTCCCCCCCGCCGAGGCCATCCGATCGTCTCACTACCTCCGCCTATACGGCGGCTACAATCACCATCTCGCCGCTGCCTCCGACGACTCCGATGACCTCGTGTTCCGGCGGGCGCCGCCGTTCCACAATGCCGCAGATTGCGAACCTCCGTCGGCGAACGGCACCTCGGTCTGCGACTCCTCGCTGGTGCACATCGCCATCACCCTCGACGAGGAGTACCTGCGCGGCTCGATTGCGGCGGTCCACTCGGTGCTCGCCCACACCCGGTGCCCGGAGAGCGTGTTCTTCCACTTCCTGGTGTCGGAGCCGAGCCTGGAGCCGGTGGTGCGATCCGCTTTCCCGGGGCTCCGGTTCAAGGCGTACTACTTTGACCCGGACCGTGTGCGAGGGTTGATCTCCTCGTCGGTGCGGCAGGCGCTGGAACAGCCGCTCAACTACGCGCGCAACTATCTGGCGGGCATCCTCGAGCATTGCGTGAGGCGGGTGATATACCTCGACTCCGACCTCGTGGTGGTCGACGACATCGCCAAGCTATGGCGCACGGAGCTGGGGTCGCGGGCCGTGGGTGCGCCCGAGTACTGCCACGCCaacttcaccaagtactttaCGGACCGCTTCTGGTCCGACCAGCGCCTGGCGTCGACGTTCGCCGGTCGACGTCCGTGCTACTTCAACACGGGGGTGATGGTGCTCGACCTGGTCAGGTGGCGGCGCGCCGGGTACACGCGGCGGATCGAGCGGTGGATGGAGGTACAGAAGAGCGGCGCCGGCCGGATCTAcgagctggggtcgctgccgccctTCCTGCTGGTATTCGCTGGGCACGTGGCGCCAATCGAGCACCGGTGGAACCAGCACGGTCTCGGCGGGGACAACGTCAGGGGCAGCTGCCGTGACCTCCACCCGGGGCCGGTGAGCCTCCTCCACTGGAGCGGCAGCGGCAAGCCATGGGTGCGGCTCGACTCAATCCGGCCATGCCCGCTCGACCACCTCTGGGCGCCCTACGACCTCTATGGCCCCGCAGCCTCCTGA